The genomic region TCCCCGAAGTCGCGCCCCTCGCGCTCGCAGTGGCCGCGCAGGACGTCGAGCTTGTGCCGGATCGCCTCCGGGTCTCCCCCGCCGACGTTGCAGGCGTCGCCCCAGCGGGCGACCAGGCGCAGCGTCACCCTCTCGCCGCCACCCCCGATCCAGAACGGCGGGTGCGGTCTCTGCGCGCTCTTGGGCTCGTTGATCGGTTTGTCCAGCTGGTAGAACTCACCGTCGAAGACGACGTCATCCTCGGTCCACAGGCGGTGGATGATCTCGCACGCCTCCCGGAAGGCGCGCATCCTCTCGGGGACTTCGGGGAAGCCGTAGCCGTAGGCGCGCCACTCGTGCTCGTACCAGCCCGCCCCGAGCCCGAAGAGGAGCCTGCCGCCGCTCATCACGTCCGCGGTGGAGGCCATCTTCGCCAAGAGCGCCGGGTTGCGGTAACCGTTGCAGGTGACCATCTGCCCGATCTTCACCCGCCTCGTGTCGCGGGCGAGTCCGGCGGTGGACATCCAGCACTCGAAGACGGCGTTCTTCGTCGGCTCGGGTACGGTGTGGAAGTGATCGTAGAGCCAGATCGAATCGAACGCCCCGCTCTCCTCTGCGGCCCGGGCGACGGAGGTCATCGCTTCGTACTGCTCGACCGGGTCCTCTATCTCGACGAGGTCCATCCTCCACCCCTGCGGCACGAAGACGCCGAACTCCACCGGCATGAACACCCCTCTCTCTCGCTCCCGCGACCCGCGAAGCATACCCCCGGCGGGGTGTGAAGTCTAACCCCTGCGGTCCGGGTAGCGGGCGACGGTTCGGATCTGCAATCCCCCGCGCACCCGCTGGGTGAGATCGACGGTCATCTCCTCCGGCCCGCAGGCGCGGACCAGATCCTCAAGGAGCGTCGCCGCGAGGTCCTCGGCGAAGATGCCCCGATCCCGGAAGCCCCACAGGTAGAGCTTGAGGGATTTCGATTCGATCAGGCGCTCCCCCGGACGGTAGCTGAGCTTCAGGTCGTAGAAGTCCGGCTGGCCGGTCACCGGGCAGAGGGCCGTCAGCTCCTGCGTGGTGAACTCGACGGTCGCGTCGGTCGCGCCGTGGCGCCAGGGTACGGTATCCAGCTCGTCGGCCCCTATCGGGCCGCGCACCTCCCGCCCGAGCACCCGCCTGTCCGCAGCGTCGGACAAGATCAAAAACCTCCTCTGTTCGCCTCTTCCGGCGGACAGATGTTACTGCGCGAGCGCGCAACCGTCCTTGCGCGGGTCGCTCCCGCAGGCCCTCACTCCTCCTTCGAGGATCCTGATGACCTGCGCCCCGCCGGTGGGAACCGCGTAGTCCGGCCCCACCTCGACCGCATGCCCCATCCGGCGCAGCCCCTCAACGGTCCTCTCCGGGTAGCGGCCCTCCAGAAGAAGGGTGTCGCCGTCGTGGAAGTGGCGCGGATGTTCGGCGGCCTCCTGCGGGCTCATCCCGTAGTCGAGGAGGTCGGCGAGGAGCTGGGCGTGTCCCTGCGGCTGCATCGGCCCGCCCATCACCCCGAAGACGGCCCAGAGCGCATCCTCTCTGGTGGCGAGCGCCGGGATGATCGTGTGCAGCGGACGCTTCCCGGGCGCGAGCTCGTTGGGATGCCCCTCCTCGAGGGTGAAGCACGCTCCCCGGTTCTGCAGGCAGACCCCGGTCCCTCCGGCGACGATGCCGCTCCCGAAACCTTTGTAGAGGCTGTTTATGAAAGAGCAGCCGTTCCCCTCCTCGTCCA from Rubrobacter calidifluminis harbors:
- the queF gene encoding preQ(1) synthase, which produces MSDAADRRVLGREVRGPIGADELDTVPWRHGATDATVEFTTQELTALCPVTGQPDFYDLKLSYRPGERLIESKSLKLYLWGFRDRGIFAEDLAATLLEDLVRACGPEEMTVDLTQRVRGGLQIRTVARYPDRRG
- a CDS encoding LLM class F420-dependent oxidoreductase → MPVEFGVFVPQGWRMDLVEIEDPVEQYEAMTSVARAAEESGAFDSIWLYDHFHTVPEPTKNAVFECWMSTAGLARDTRRVKIGQMVTCNGYRNPALLAKMASTADVMSGGRLLFGLGAGWYEHEWRAYGYGFPEVPERMRAFREACEIIHRLWTEDDVVFDGEFYQLDKPINEPKSAQRPHPPFWIGGGGERVTLRLVARWGDACNVGGGDPEAIRHKLDVLRGHCEREGRDFGEITRSTSVNVHLLEEGEDPERATGKARMGRSYEEYTKEFVVGTPDEVASRLERCVEAGADYIIVYLPRLAYDHSMLHRFAEEVVPRLR